In one window of Chryseobacterium phocaeense DNA:
- a CDS encoding FAD-dependent oxidoreductase encodes MLTDNKSIAIVGGGPGGLMLARLLQLKNADVKVYERDLNQYARVQGSPLDMHEGSGLDAIREADLMTEFRVQYRPGADKMLIVNEHAEILFTDHETKPDEDFGNEYFRPEIDRGPLRNMLLDSLRPETVVWDSHFISMQPQNQGWLLNFKNGTSVYADIVIAADGANSKIRPYLTDIKPIYSGILMLEGNVYDAGNNAPHIKKLIKDGKIMAFGNSKNLLLGQKGGGDLGFYASFRTDENWAAESGLDFSDSTRMTEWFKTEYSEWNPVWSELFENAAVPFIPRPIYSMPLDQTWETKPNLTLLGDAAHVMPPFAGEGANMALLDALELSKCLTSNQFSSLHEAIRHYETEMRKRAAEATKESLENGERMHSETALENMLEFFSSH; translated from the coding sequence ATGTTAACAGATAATAAATCAATTGCCATAGTTGGCGGCGGTCCCGGGGGATTGATGCTTGCCAGACTTTTACAGCTTAAAAACGCCGATGTAAAAGTTTATGAAAGAGATCTTAACCAATACGCCAGGGTGCAGGGTTCTCCCCTTGATATGCATGAAGGTTCCGGACTGGATGCCATCCGTGAAGCGGATCTTATGACAGAGTTCAGAGTACAGTATCGCCCGGGAGCGGATAAAATGCTGATCGTGAATGAACATGCAGAAATACTATTTACCGATCACGAAACAAAACCTGACGAAGATTTCGGTAATGAATACTTCCGCCCGGAAATAGACCGCGGCCCGCTCAGGAATATGCTCCTTGATTCTTTACGACCCGAAACGGTAGTATGGGACAGTCACTTTATTTCAATGCAACCTCAAAATCAAGGGTGGCTGCTGAATTTTAAAAACGGGACTTCCGTTTATGCAGATATTGTGATTGCGGCTGATGGGGCCAATTCTAAAATCAGGCCATACCTTACGGATATCAAACCCATCTACTCGGGAATTTTAATGCTTGAAGGCAATGTATACGATGCCGGAAACAATGCTCCTCATATTAAGAAACTGATAAAAGACGGGAAAATCATGGCTTTCGGGAACAGCAAAAATCTTCTTTTAGGTCAAAAAGGAGGCGGCGACCTGGGCTTCTATGCAAGCTTCAGAACGGATGAAAACTGGGCAGCAGAAAGCGGTCTTGATTTCTCAGATTCCACCAGGATGACCGAATGGTTTAAAACAGAATATTCGGAATGGAATCCTGTATGGTCTGAACTGTTTGAAAATGCTGCAGTTCCTTTCATTCCACGACCGATCTATTCTATGCCTTTAGATCAGACCTGGGAAACGAAACCTAATCTCACCTTGCTTGGAGATGCAGCCCATGTAATGCCTCCTTTTGCCGGGGAAGGCGCCAATATGGCCCTGCTTGATGCGCTGGAACTTAGTAAATGTCTTACCTCTAATCAATTCAGCAGTTTACATGAAGCGATCCGTCATTATGAAACTGAAATGCGGAAAAGAGCAGCCGAAGCTACAAAGGAATCGCTGGAAAACGGGGAAAGGATGCATTCTGAAACGGCACTGGAAAATATGCTGGAGTTTTTCAGCAGCCACTAG
- a CDS encoding helix-turn-helix domain-containing protein codes for MNDEFYCTFIKPNPLLNSFVENIGMFHNPTDEPKEVVIMPDGRVDLFFMRSGSEDSFSVFLIGLETSPEQRNIPPQTIAFAVSFRPLAVEYILHTSIADLLNSGKNLPDDFWNITPDDLENLKTFQQKVSEKIAELLPEKTDERKLKLFDLIYSSNGEMSVKELSEKTGWSSRQINRYFNQRLGLSLKAYCTILRFRASLEHIAEGKLFPELNFADQTHFIKEIRKFSGVAPKELSQNKNDRFILLSVLKQK; via the coding sequence ATGAACGACGAATTCTATTGTACATTTATTAAACCCAATCCGCTGCTGAATAGTTTTGTAGAAAATATCGGCATGTTTCACAATCCTACAGATGAACCTAAAGAAGTGGTCATCATGCCGGACGGAAGGGTTGATCTGTTTTTTATGCGGTCCGGTTCGGAAGATTCTTTCAGCGTTTTTCTCATTGGACTGGAAACGTCACCTGAACAGAGAAATATTCCACCCCAGACTATTGCTTTTGCCGTAAGCTTCAGACCGCTTGCTGTTGAATATATTCTACACACTTCTATTGCAGACCTCCTCAATAGCGGTAAAAATCTTCCTGATGATTTCTGGAATATTACCCCTGATGATCTTGAAAACCTGAAAACATTTCAACAAAAAGTTTCCGAAAAGATCGCTGAACTTCTGCCTGAAAAAACTGATGAAAGAAAGTTGAAGCTTTTCGATCTGATCTACTCGTCAAACGGTGAGATGAGCGTGAAGGAACTTTCAGAAAAAACAGGCTGGAGCAGCAGACAAATTAACCGCTACTTCAATCAGCGTCTGGGACTTTCTTTAAAAGCCTATTGTACCATTTTACGTTTCCGGGCCTCTCTGGAACATATTGCAGAAGGTAAATTGTTTCCTGAACTTAATTTTGCAGACCAGACCCATTTCATTAAAGAGATCAGAAAATTTTCCGGGGTTGCCCCAAAAGAATTATCTCAAAATAAAAATGACCGATTTATACTATTATCCGTGCTGAAGCAGAAATAA
- a CDS encoding MsnO8 family LLM class oxidoreductase — MKLKLGILDQSPTIKGGTSLQALKNSIDLAVFADEVGFHSVVYSEHHGVEAYGSSSPEILAAVVLSKTSRIKVGTGGIMMKNYSAYKIAEWTKMLGSLYPERFILGLGKAPGGLKDAVSALNNHRPVILSSQEAKLEEIIQYIKEEKGIYEDLIAQPVTLDHFPEILWLGSGVQSAKEAARHGVGYSYADFMRNEQGKERTETYLNEFDKTRYSPVPSLQLAVAVSVAETLETAELNAYGMAYQFLQARHIQAPEALLPAEIIQERIKVNEDEEEFFKILDHIIIDTPDNISQRLQEKAELYNTDELLILCNMYNESDRINTYKSIILAH, encoded by the coding sequence ATGAAATTAAAATTGGGAATTCTGGATCAGTCACCAACCATTAAGGGAGGAACCTCATTACAGGCGTTGAAGAACAGTATCGATCTTGCGGTGTTTGCTGATGAAGTAGGTTTTCACAGCGTAGTTTATTCCGAGCACCATGGAGTGGAGGCCTATGGAAGTTCAAGCCCTGAAATTCTTGCAGCTGTGGTGCTAAGTAAGACCAGCCGCATCAAAGTTGGAACCGGAGGGATTATGATGAAGAATTATTCGGCCTACAAAATCGCAGAATGGACAAAAATGCTGGGAAGCCTTTATCCTGAACGTTTTATTCTGGGATTGGGAAAAGCACCAGGCGGATTAAAAGATGCTGTATCCGCACTGAATAACCACCGGCCCGTTATTTTATCCAGTCAGGAAGCCAAACTTGAAGAGATCATTCAATATATAAAAGAAGAAAAGGGTATTTATGAAGATCTCATTGCTCAGCCTGTAACTCTAGATCATTTCCCGGAAATACTTTGGTTGGGTTCGGGAGTTCAGTCTGCAAAAGAAGCGGCCAGGCATGGTGTGGGATATTCCTATGCGGATTTCATGAGAAACGAACAGGGTAAAGAAAGGACCGAAACCTACCTAAATGAATTTGACAAAACCCGATACAGCCCCGTTCCTTCATTACAGCTGGCAGTTGCTGTATCAGTGGCGGAAACTCTGGAAACAGCCGAACTTAATGCCTATGGAATGGCCTATCAGTTTCTGCAGGCAAGGCATATTCAGGCACCGGAAGCGCTTTTGCCGGCAGAAATTATTCAGGAGAGAATAAAGGTAAATGAGGATGAAGAAGAGTTTTTTAAGATCCTGGATCACATTATCATTGATACGCCAGATAATATTTCGCAGAGGCTGCAGGAAAAGGCTGAGCTTTACAATACGGATGAACTGCTCATTCTCTGTAATATGTATAATGAATCGGACCGCATAAATACCTATAAAAGTATTATATTGGCTCATTAA
- a CDS encoding 4Fe-4S dicluster domain-containing protein — protein sequence MAITITDACINCGACEPECPNSAIYEGAIDWRWQDKTRLSGRVTFPDGSEVDADAYQQAYSDDVYYIVPGKCTECKGFHEEPQCKTVCPVDCCVDDPDHRETEETLFERQHFLHH from the coding sequence ATGGCAATTACAATAACGGATGCCTGTATCAACTGTGGTGCCTGTGAACCGGAATGTCCCAATTCAGCAATTTATGAAGGGGCTATCGACTGGCGATGGCAGGATAAGACCAGACTTTCAGGGAGAGTAACTTTCCCGGATGGTTCGGAAGTGGATGCAGATGCCTATCAGCAGGCTTATTCGGATGATGTTTATTATATTGTACCCGGCAAGTGTACGGAGTGTAAAGGATTCCATGAAGAGCCCCAATGCAAAACAGTCTGCCCAGTGGACTGCTGTGTAGATGATCCGGATCACCGGGAAACAGAAGAAACCCTGTTCGAAAGACAGCATTTTTTACATCATTGA
- a CDS encoding 2Fe-2S iron-sulfur cluster-binding protein codes for MKEEITITVKDQDGNVHHLICPLDMGLSLKDLCKAYELPMEAMCGGMAMCATCHCYILSESSALPEKGDIEEALLSELFTTNSSSRLACQIQLTGAMDGLSIEIAPN; via the coding sequence ATGAAGGAGGAAATTACCATTACAGTAAAGGATCAGGATGGAAATGTTCATCATCTGATATGCCCCCTGGATATGGGCCTCAGCCTTAAAGATCTCTGTAAAGCCTATGAACTGCCTATGGAAGCTATGTGCGGCGGAATGGCCATGTGCGCAACCTGCCACTGCTATATTTTAAGTGAGAGCTCGGCCCTGCCTGAGAAAGGAGATATTGAAGAAGCGCTCTTATCCGAGCTGTTTACAACAAATTCTTCCAGCAGGCTGGCATGCCAGATTCAGCTAACCGGAGCCATGGACGGCCTTTCCATAGAAATTGCACCGAATTGA
- a CDS encoding NADPH-dependent FMN reductase → MKAIIFNGSLERRSESTSGRISQYFMEELKQMGIQPEIFTLADSGIPLFDVTLTKTPLAVERMTQLFLDADIHFWLAPLYHGSIPGVMKNCLDWLEVTAGYYHPYLTDKKVGLVCWADGLQAVQGINAMDVIAKSLRAWPLPFSVPVIRTGLFDPEDPAKISSLYSDKFNKLISIAVSRKIEKVE, encoded by the coding sequence ATGAAAGCAATTATATTTAACGGCTCCCTGGAAAGAAGATCTGAATCTACATCCGGCAGGATTTCTCAATATTTCATGGAGGAACTTAAGCAAATGGGGATCCAACCTGAAATTTTCACCCTTGCAGATTCCGGAATCCCTCTTTTTGATGTAACGCTTACCAAAACTCCTTTGGCTGTAGAACGTATGACCCAGCTTTTTCTGGATGCAGATATTCATTTCTGGCTTGCCCCGCTTTATCACGGCAGCATTCCCGGAGTGATGAAAAACTGCCTGGATTGGCTTGAGGTTACAGCCGGCTACTACCACCCTTATCTCACGGATAAAAAGGTGGGATTGGTCTGCTGGGCAGATGGCCTGCAGGCTGTACAGGGGATCAACGCGATGGATGTCATTGCAAAATCACTACGGGCGTGGCCGCTTCCTTTCAGTGTACCTGTGATCCGGACCGGCTTATTTGATCCTGAAGATCCGGCAAAAATATCTTCACTCTACTCAGATAAGTTTAATAAACTCATCAGTATTGCGGTCTCCAGAAAGATAGAAAAGGTAGAATAA
- a CDS encoding DUF2480 family protein, with protein sequence MEQKTFINKAEASGIIAFDLLHYKPTIEIVELDIKDHLFMGMIVKEKEFKESIAAVDFSVYNEKAVGIICSTDAIIPPWAFMILMEKLFPYVVYADLNNAETILLDLWKRRLMYADMKSYKNQKVVVRARADHDPSLYLLAAGLLKPWVKSLMYGEIGMPKVIFKT encoded by the coding sequence ATGGAACAGAAAACCTTCATCAATAAAGCTGAAGCTTCAGGAATTATCGCCTTTGATCTTTTACACTATAAACCTACAATAGAAATTGTAGAACTGGACATCAAAGACCATCTTTTTATGGGAATGATCGTAAAGGAAAAGGAGTTCAAAGAATCAATTGCTGCCGTGGACTTTTCTGTATACAACGAAAAAGCTGTAGGGATCATCTGCTCTACGGATGCCATTATTCCTCCGTGGGCTTTTATGATCTTAATGGAGAAATTATTTCCCTACGTGGTTTATGCAGATTTAAATAATGCTGAAACCATCCTGCTTGATCTCTGGAAACGCCGTCTTATGTATGCCGATATGAAATCCTATAAAAATCAGAAAGTAGTGGTCCGGGCACGGGCAGATCATGATCCCTCCCTTTATTTGCTGGCTGCCGGACTTCTGAAACCCTGGGTTAAAAGCCTGATGTACGGGGAAATCGGTATGCCGAAAGTCATTTTTAAAACTTAG
- a CDS encoding superoxide dismutase encodes MNTFNLPQLSYAYDALEPFIDKETMTIHHQRHHQAYVDNLNAALKASEETSTDLDSILQRISEYSPAVRNNGGGHYNHSLFWEILSPQPKLNPEGKLAEAINSGFESLENLKAEMKKAGLGQFGSGWVWLFVKFSGSLAITSTPNQDNPMMDIQSANRGFPILGIDVWEHAYYLAYQNKRADYLDSFWSVLDWSAVERKYEEALSKIR; translated from the coding sequence ATGAACACATTCAACTTACCTCAGCTCTCATATGCCTACGATGCACTGGAACCATTCATTGACAAAGAAACTATGACCATTCATCATCAGCGTCATCATCAGGCGTATGTGGACAATCTCAATGCAGCCTTAAAAGCATCTGAAGAAACTTCCACCGATCTGGATTCCATACTGCAAAGAATCAGTGAATACAGTCCCGCTGTACGAAACAATGGCGGAGGACACTACAACCACTCTCTGTTCTGGGAAATTCTTTCTCCCCAGCCTAAATTAAACCCGGAAGGAAAACTGGCAGAAGCCATTAATTCAGGTTTTGAAAGCCTTGAAAACCTTAAAGCTGAAATGAAAAAAGCAGGACTGGGACAGTTCGGTTCCGGATGGGTGTGGCTGTTTGTAAAATTCAGCGGATCATTGGCGATTACTTCCACTCCTAATCAGGATAACCCAATGATGGATATCCAGTCTGCGAACAGAGGATTTCCTATCCTTGGAATAGATGTCTGGGAACACGCCTATTATTTAGCCTATCAGAATAAAAGAGCAGATTATCTGGATTCATTCTGGTCGGTTCTGGACTGGTCAGCGGTTGAAAGAAAATATGAAGAAGCCCTTTCAAAAATCAGATAA
- a CDS encoding helix-turn-helix transcriptional regulator, protein MKKPATDRILMFLKMRGEATSLLISRELAITKEGARKHLLNLAEEGFIKSITKSEGVGRPSTYYILTEKGLSQFPDSHADITVQILRSVKNLLGENALDLLINDREKNTYERYEKALAKAESLEQRLDVLVKVRTEEGYMAEWKKEGEDYFLIENHCPICAAATECQGFCRAELSNFQNLIGKSHQVERVNHILSGGQRCVYKIS, encoded by the coding sequence ATGAAGAAGCCTGCAACAGACCGCATTCTGATGTTTTTAAAAATGAGAGGAGAAGCTACCTCCCTTTTAATCTCCCGGGAACTTGCCATTACCAAGGAAGGAGCGCGGAAACATCTGTTGAATCTTGCTGAAGAGGGCTTCATTAAATCGATAACGAAAAGTGAAGGAGTCGGAAGGCCCTCTACCTATTATATACTGACCGAAAAAGGGTTGTCGCAGTTTCCGGATTCCCATGCAGATATTACGGTACAGATTCTTCGCTCCGTTAAAAATCTTTTGGGCGAAAATGCCCTGGATCTGCTGATTAATGACCGCGAAAAAAATACATACGAACGCTATGAAAAAGCTCTGGCAAAAGCGGAATCTCTGGAACAGCGTCTGGATGTTCTGGTAAAAGTCCGAACTGAAGAAGGCTATATGGCAGAATGGAAAAAAGAAGGGGAAGACTATTTCCTGATAGAAAACCACTGTCCTATTTGCGCTGCTGCTACAGAATGCCAGGGATTCTGCCGTGCAGAACTCTCAAATTTTCAAAACCTGATCGGGAAAAGCCATCAGGTGGAGCGGGTCAATCATATTCTTTCGGGGGGGCAGAGGTGTGTGTATAAAATCAGTTGA
- a CDS encoding MarR family winged helix-turn-helix transcriptional regulator: protein MDHDFIKELGYKALDSRLKRISDRMSHDVRKFYKEQNIDVEPNWYLVFMLLQKNTEMAIVDIAEPLGYSHPSVVAIVKKMADKKYLHIKKDSIDKRKQLVSLTEKALKMLPQLEQVWDSCEKAILQVLSDDLGILTYLDSIDSRLKNESFHDRFKKQYLKNK, encoded by the coding sequence ATGGATCATGACTTCATAAAAGAGCTTGGCTACAAAGCTCTGGACAGCAGATTAAAGAGAATAAGCGACCGGATGTCGCATGACGTAAGGAAATTCTACAAAGAACAGAATATAGATGTGGAGCCCAACTGGTACCTTGTATTCATGTTGCTTCAGAAAAACACGGAAATGGCCATTGTAGATATTGCTGAACCTTTGGGCTATTCCCATCCTTCTGTGGTGGCCATAGTAAAGAAAATGGCAGATAAAAAATATCTGCATATCAAAAAGGACAGCATTGATAAGCGGAAACAGCTGGTTTCCCTTACTGAAAAAGCCCTGAAAATGCTTCCCCAGCTGGAACAGGTCTGGGACAGCTGTGAAAAAGCAATCTTACAGGTACTTTCTGATGATCTGGGAATTCTTACGTATCTGGACAGTATAGATTCCCGTCTGAAAAATGAATCTTTTCACGACAGGTTTAAAAAACAATACTTAAAAAATAAATAA
- a CDS encoding RNA polymerase sigma factor, producing MKLTDHTILKKIKSGDRPAFMLFYEQYWDSLYRFVFMRTRDKEMSEELLQNLWIKVLEDTDAIQTDESGSAKGYLLRYLHYRIIDHYNSSKKTPSTVSIDEFDPEGELEISDSEYFEILEENEISTLLTLIDEVVSQLPSTEQSVYDMRIRRNMSVHETAEALGISHKTVSNKLSKALGEIREQLNPEYQSSKKLVSILMLMEILTNY from the coding sequence ATGAAGCTTACAGACCACACGATATTAAAGAAAATAAAATCAGGTGACCGCCCTGCATTCATGCTGTTCTACGAGCAGTATTGGGATAGTTTGTACCGTTTTGTTTTCATGAGGACCAGGGACAAGGAAATGTCTGAAGAACTGCTGCAGAACCTTTGGATAAAGGTCCTGGAAGATACGGACGCCATACAGACAGATGAATCAGGAAGTGCAAAAGGCTACCTGCTCCGGTATCTTCATTACAGGATTATTGATCATTATAACAGTTCAAAAAAGACGCCTTCTACCGTCAGTATTGATGAGTTTGACCCGGAAGGCGAGCTGGAAATATCGGATTCGGAATATTTTGAAATTCTTGAAGAAAATGAGATCTCTACCCTGCTGACTTTAATTGATGAGGTAGTTTCACAGCTTCCGTCAACGGAGCAGAGTGTGTATGATATGAGAATCAGGAGGAATATGTCTGTGCATGAAACAGCGGAAGCACTGGGCATCAGCCATAAAACGGTGAGCAATAAATTAAGTAAAGCTTTAGGGGAAATACGCGAGCAGCTGAACCCGGAATACCAGTCTTCTAAAAAACTGGTATCGATCCTGATGCTGATGGAAATTTTAACGAATTATTAG
- a CDS encoding FecR family protein, with protein sequence MKSKKNKNTAAFVFKLWQREVSGEKISEKENEILNQWKIRTEKNLDRVHMKESRERVLSALELYFIKPVKEAPVYPLKKYFFAAAIILLLSVGGILTYTTFFKPDTYTSDSGNRKVYLADGSVVTLLKGAELTVDKSFPASTRIVNLKGDAVFSVAKSKKHPFIVHADGFSTRVLGTVFKISQSGKDKSVQLYEGKVAVSYAGTPVSYLKPNQKWTNFGVAHTAAVISLNPEKNSTGQKTELLSLSFSDVSFREVAEIMQQHYKIKIMYPKESAEKRITADFTGGTADENMEALAFILGLEVHKENHIYTLKK encoded by the coding sequence ATGAAAAGCAAAAAAAATAAGAATACTGCAGCTTTCGTTTTTAAGCTCTGGCAAAGGGAAGTCTCCGGAGAAAAAATCTCAGAAAAAGAAAATGAAATTTTAAACCAGTGGAAAATCCGCACGGAAAAAAATCTCGACAGGGTACATATGAAAGAATCCAGAGAAAGAGTTTTATCTGCCCTGGAATTATATTTTATCAAGCCGGTAAAAGAGGCTCCTGTTTATCCACTGAAAAAATATTTTTTTGCAGCAGCCATCATACTTCTGTTATCAGTAGGAGGAATTCTTACCTATACCACATTCTTTAAGCCGGATACCTATACATCTGATTCAGGAAACCGGAAAGTATATCTGGCGGATGGCTCTGTGGTAACCTTACTGAAAGGTGCGGAGCTTACGGTTGATAAATCATTTCCCGCTTCCACCAGGATTGTTAATTTGAAAGGAGATGCTGTATTTTCCGTAGCCAAATCAAAAAAGCACCCTTTCATAGTACATGCTGATGGTTTCAGCACCAGAGTTCTTGGAACCGTGTTCAAAATCTCTCAGTCCGGAAAAGACAAGTCGGTCCAGCTGTACGAAGGGAAAGTTGCTGTTTCCTATGCCGGAACACCGGTTTCTTACCTGAAGCCTAATCAGAAATGGACCAATTTCGGGGTAGCACACACGGCAGCCGTCATATCGCTTAATCCTGAAAAAAATAGTACTGGACAAAAAACTGAACTGCTGTCCCTAAGCTTCAGTGATGTTTCATTCAGAGAAGTGGCGGAAATAATGCAGCAACATTATAAAATTAAAATCATGTATCCGAAAGAAAGCGCAGAAAAGAGAATCACCGCAGATTTTACCGGTGGAACAGCTGATGAGAATATGGAGGCGCTGGCATTTATCCTCGGACTTGAAGTACATAAAGAAAACCATATTTACACCTTAAAAAAATAA